One stretch of Labrenzia sp. CE80 DNA includes these proteins:
- a CDS encoding flagellar hook-basal body complex protein, whose protein sequence is MGIYGAINSAVSGLAAQATALENISGNVANSQTTGYKRLDTTFSDLVSGGGSVQADQVSGTTYATSRATNSLQGDVSANDVDTYMAINGEGYFVVTSAGDVVDGQTTFADTNYYTRAGDFEIDEDGFMVNSSGYYLMGYELDADTGNAIGDTPGVIEIDDQPIPAEATTLIDYQANLPTVPQTNDYDGSDADTALLDTVAVGTGDIAAADEDTFLDGSISGDTTTIYNENGTALNVEVRWGKTANAAGLVEDTWNYYISSGGNDPAWLQVGEVTFDGSGEMSGLTAGSIGTVNAGADGFDIASLTVGDVTTTNVEIAFSSGSLTQYSDPNGVASSVTLDQDGYAAGEIVGISIDESGRINASYSNSQTRSLYEIPLAIFDAEQALERVDGAAFAATPTSGEPDLSAGGSIISNALELSNADIASEFSKLIVTQQAYSANSKIVTSADEMLDSALNMVR, encoded by the coding sequence ATGGGTATTTACGGGGCTATTAACTCGGCGGTTTCCGGCCTGGCGGCTCAGGCAACTGCGCTTGAGAATATTTCCGGTAACGTCGCAAACTCGCAGACGACCGGTTACAAACGGTTGGATACGACCTTCTCCGATCTGGTGTCCGGCGGTGGCTCTGTGCAGGCTGATCAGGTCTCTGGAACAACGTATGCGACCTCGCGCGCGACCAACTCCCTTCAAGGTGATGTTTCTGCAAATGACGTCGACACCTATATGGCGATCAACGGTGAAGGCTACTTCGTTGTCACGTCTGCGGGTGATGTCGTCGACGGTCAGACCACCTTTGCGGATACGAATTATTACACCCGCGCCGGTGATTTCGAGATCGATGAAGACGGCTTTATGGTGAACAGCTCAGGTTATTACCTCATGGGCTATGAACTGGATGCGGATACGGGCAACGCAATCGGTGACACTCCGGGCGTGATCGAAATTGATGATCAGCCGATTCCTGCCGAAGCGACCACCTTGATCGACTATCAAGCGAACCTCCCCACGGTTCCTCAGACAAACGACTATGACGGGTCTGATGCGGATACCGCGTTGCTGGATACTGTTGCCGTTGGCACGGGTGATATTGCTGCAGCTGACGAGGATACATTCCTCGACGGAAGCATCTCTGGTGACACGACTACGATCTACAATGAGAATGGTACGGCTCTTAATGTTGAGGTGCGTTGGGGTAAAACGGCCAATGCAGCTGGGTTGGTCGAAGATACTTGGAACTACTACATTAGCAGTGGCGGAAATGATCCAGCTTGGCTTCAGGTCGGCGAAGTTACCTTTGACGGTTCCGGTGAAATGTCCGGTCTCACAGCAGGGTCGATTGGTACAGTCAATGCGGGCGCAGATGGGTTTGACATCGCAAGTTTGACGGTTGGCGACGTGACGACCACCAATGTTGAAATCGCTTTCTCAAGCGGTTCGCTGACACAATATTCTGATCCAAACGGTGTGGCGAGCTCCGTCACGCTCGACCAGGATGGTTATGCGGCTGGTGAGATCGTCGGTATTTCTATTGATGAGTCCGGGCGTATCAACGCAAGCTATTCCAATAGCCAGACGCGCAGTCTTTACGAAATTCCACTCGCAATTTTCGATGCCGAGCAAGCTCTGGAGCGCGTTGATGGCGCTGCCTTTGCAGCAACACCAACCTCTGGAGAGCCTGATCTCTCGGCGGGTGGGTCGATTATCTCGAACGCACTTGAGTTGTCCAACGCAGATATCGCATCGGAGTTCTCAAAGTTGATCGTGACGCAGCAGGCCTATTCTGCGAACTCCAAGATCGTGACTTCTGCAGATGAGATGCTCGACAGCGCTCTGAATATGGTTCGGTAA
- the ppk2 gene encoding polyphosphate kinase 2 yields MTTIPSMTNAKSGTVETTPDTPQSAFKAEPAPMSAVGQDARSTPPSVDRPSIGEMRRNPEAINHVFESGEYPYATKMRRAIYEKRKAKLQAELLKAQKWIQETEQRVMVLFEGRDAAGKGGTIKRFMEHLNPRGANVVALQKPSDRERTQWYFQRYIENLPAGGELVLFDRSWYNRAGVERVMNFCTPNQYLEFMRQCPQFERMLVQDGILLFKYWFSVTQEEQRRRFNQRKTDPLKQWKLSPIDMASLDKWDDYTEAKEAMFFYTDTADAPWTIIKSNDKKRARLNCLEHFLSSLPYPDKDRKIVRDPDPLIVGSGQHVIGRDHHILGKSLHPDLKGGRNGETSL; encoded by the coding sequence ATGACAACAATTCCCAGCATGACCAACGCGAAATCCGGAACTGTAGAGACTACTCCGGATACACCGCAATCAGCTTTCAAGGCAGAACCTGCTCCCATGTCTGCTGTCGGGCAGGACGCACGATCGACACCGCCTTCTGTTGATCGTCCATCTATCGGTGAAATGCGACGCAATCCCGAAGCCATCAACCACGTGTTCGAGTCCGGCGAATATCCCTACGCGACCAAAATGCGTCGGGCCATCTATGAAAAACGCAAAGCGAAACTTCAGGCCGAGTTGCTGAAGGCACAGAAATGGATCCAGGAAACCGAGCAGCGCGTGATGGTTCTGTTTGAAGGCCGTGACGCAGCTGGCAAAGGCGGAACGATCAAGCGTTTTATGGAGCACCTGAACCCGCGCGGCGCCAACGTCGTTGCCCTGCAGAAGCCCAGCGACCGCGAAAGAACCCAATGGTATTTCCAGCGCTACATAGAGAACCTTCCGGCAGGCGGTGAACTGGTTCTTTTCGACCGTTCCTGGTACAATCGTGCCGGTGTTGAGCGGGTGATGAACTTCTGTACGCCGAACCAGTATCTGGAGTTCATGCGCCAGTGTCCCCAGTTCGAACGCATGCTGGTCCAGGACGGCATCCTGCTTTTCAAATACTGGTTTTCCGTCACACAGGAAGAGCAGCGTCGGCGCTTCAACCAACGAAAGACAGACCCGCTCAAGCAATGGAAATTATCACCTATCGACATGGCCTCGCTCGACAAGTGGGACGATTACACCGAAGCCAAGGAAGCCATGTTCTTTTACACAGACACGGCGGACGCCCCGTGGACCATCATCAAGTCGAATGACAAGAAGCGGGCACGTCTGAATTGTCTTGAGCACTTTCTGAGTTCATTGCCTTACCCAGACAAAGATCGAAAAATCGTCAGAGATCCCGACCCGCTCATCGTCGGTTCCGGTCAACATGTTATTGGACGCGACCACCATATCCTTGGCAAGTCCTTGCATCCTGATTTGAAGGGTGGGCGGAACGGCGAGACGTCTCTCTAG
- a CDS encoding TIGR01620 family protein, giving the protein MTDYPNDRRVSNSPPRPARKPAAFSLDDERVRYANEDPDEALSAEALISMAADDETIPRLPAEASKPSKSFSFGKWIAIGLGGLVSLSVGLAIDNLIRDLFARTDWLGWTATGLAAVAVLGLLGLALREFLGILRVGKIDHLRDALTDAAEADDAKAAQAGLKDLIALYEGRPETARGRRALAGHMREVIDGRDLVILAERDLLAPLDLEARRIVMNSAKRVSVVTAVSPRALVDLLAVLFENIRTIRRLSALYGGRPGTIGFFRLTRQVVTHLALTGGMAAGDSLTSQVLGHGLAARLSARLGEGVINGLLTARIGIAAIAVCRPVPFVATKGPSVTDFMGEVVRNAETESSPKT; this is encoded by the coding sequence ATGACCGACTATCCCAATGATCGGCGGGTCTCCAACTCCCCGCCCCGCCCGGCAAGAAAGCCAGCTGCCTTTTCTCTGGATGACGAGCGTGTTCGCTACGCTAACGAAGATCCCGACGAGGCTCTGAGCGCAGAAGCGCTGATCTCCATGGCAGCCGATGACGAGACCATTCCGCGCCTGCCCGCTGAGGCGAGCAAACCCTCCAAGAGCTTCTCATTCGGCAAGTGGATTGCAATCGGATTGGGTGGCCTTGTCAGCCTTTCAGTTGGCCTCGCAATAGACAATCTGATCCGTGACCTGTTCGCCCGCACAGACTGGCTGGGCTGGACTGCGACCGGCCTCGCGGCCGTCGCCGTCCTCGGGCTCCTTGGTCTCGCCCTGAGAGAGTTTCTTGGCATCTTGCGGGTCGGCAAGATCGATCACTTGCGCGACGCTCTCACGGATGCGGCAGAGGCAGATGATGCCAAGGCTGCCCAAGCTGGTCTCAAGGACCTGATCGCCCTTTACGAAGGCCGACCTGAAACCGCCCGCGGCCGCAGGGCACTCGCCGGTCACATGCGCGAAGTGATCGATGGCCGGGACCTGGTGATACTCGCCGAGCGCGATCTGCTCGCGCCCCTCGATCTGGAAGCACGCCGCATTGTCATGAACAGCGCCAAGCGAGTATCCGTGGTCACCGCGGTCAGCCCCCGGGCACTTGTCGATCTTCTCGCGGTGCTTTTCGAGAACATCCGCACCATACGCCGCTTGTCGGCTCTCTATGGCGGTCGTCCCGGCACGATCGGCTTCTTTCGTCTCACTCGACAGGTTGTCACCCATCTTGCTCTGACCGGCGGGATGGCGGCCGGCGACAGTCTAACATCCCAGGTCCTGGGCCACGGTTTGGCGGCAAGGCTGTCAGCCCGCCTTGGCGAAGGCGTTATCAACGGCCTTCTCACGGCCCGGATCGGCATCGCCGCCATCGCCGTCTGCCGCCCCGTTCCCTTTGTCGCAACCAAGGGACCGAGCGTGACTGACTTCATGGGAGAGGTTGTTCGAAACGCCGAAACGGAAAGCTCGCCAAAGACATAA
- a CDS encoding YcjX family protein encodes MNRLLNIADEARLTFANLAETASDLAVPNLRLGVTGLARAGKTVFITALVHNLIHGGRLPVFNAAAGGRLTRAFLQPQPDDAVPRFDYEAHVAALLEDRLWPQSTRQVSELRLTIEYESSSYLARKLGPGKLNVDLIDYPGEWLLDLPLLKRSYAEFSAEALKRARAANRSEIAARFLAELSGADPDGPETETTAQALSETFKAYLAACRQDSHALSMLPPGRFLMPGDLDGSPALTFAPLDIPFDAAPARAGTFRAMMERRYEAYKTYVVRPFFRDHFARLDRQIVLVDVLHALNAGPDALTDLQVALGEVMTSFRPGRKSWLASIVNRRIDRILFAATKADHLHREDHDRLQAILRKLVAKGMEHAQFKGAEVDVVALAAVRATREATVKHGGQELPAILGTPLPGEGVDGERYDGKSEIAMFPGDLPEDPESVFQTVESISPNSVEVDSSLQFLRFRPPRLDRTAEGMKLSLPHIRLDRAIEFLIGDRLR; translated from the coding sequence TTGAACAGACTGCTCAATATAGCCGATGAAGCCCGGCTGACATTTGCCAACCTCGCTGAGACGGCCAGCGATCTGGCTGTCCCCAACCTTCGTCTTGGCGTCACCGGTCTGGCGCGTGCCGGAAAAACCGTGTTCATCACGGCACTGGTCCACAATCTCATCCATGGTGGACGCCTGCCCGTGTTCAATGCAGCTGCCGGAGGCCGACTTACGCGCGCGTTTCTCCAGCCCCAACCTGACGATGCAGTTCCAAGGTTCGACTATGAAGCTCATGTTGCGGCACTGCTCGAGGACCGCCTCTGGCCCCAGTCGACGCGTCAGGTCTCGGAACTTCGACTGACCATTGAATACGAAAGTTCATCCTATCTGGCCCGCAAGCTCGGGCCCGGAAAGCTCAACGTCGATCTCATCGACTACCCCGGTGAATGGCTCCTGGACCTGCCGCTGCTGAAGCGCTCCTATGCGGAGTTTTCTGCCGAGGCACTCAAGCGCGCCCGTGCGGCCAACCGCAGCGAAATCGCAGCGCGGTTTCTGGCCGAGCTGTCCGGAGCTGACCCGGATGGGCCGGAAACCGAAACAACGGCCCAAGCACTCTCTGAGACCTTCAAAGCCTACCTCGCCGCCTGCCGGCAGGACAGCCACGCACTGTCGATGTTGCCACCCGGCCGGTTCCTTATGCCCGGCGATCTGGACGGCTCTCCTGCGCTGACATTTGCTCCACTCGACATTCCATTCGATGCTGCCCCTGCCCGAGCAGGCACATTCAGAGCCATGATGGAACGACGATATGAGGCCTATAAGACCTATGTCGTTCGCCCCTTCTTCCGGGATCATTTCGCGCGGCTCGATCGCCAGATCGTCCTCGTGGATGTGCTCCACGCTCTGAACGCTGGCCCCGATGCCTTGACCGATCTTCAAGTCGCATTGGGCGAGGTCATGACCTCCTTTCGCCCGGGGCGAAAGTCCTGGCTGGCGTCCATTGTAAATCGGCGGATCGATAGGATCCTCTTCGCCGCGACCAAGGCCGATCATCTTCACAGGGAAGACCATGATCGGCTTCAGGCCATCCTGCGAAAGCTCGTCGCAAAGGGTATGGAGCACGCGCAATTCAAGGGCGCCGAAGTGGATGTTGTTGCGCTGGCCGCCGTGCGTGCCACCCGCGAAGCAACGGTCAAGCATGGCGGCCAGGAGCTGCCCGCGATCCTGGGCACGCCGCTTCCTGGTGAAGGCGTGGACGGTGAGCGATATGATGGAAAGTCGGAAATCGCCATGTTTCCCGGGGACTTGCCCGAGGATCCTGAATCAGTCTTTCAGACAGTTGAATCAATATCTCCAAACTCAGTTGAAGTTGATTCTTCACTTCAATTCCTCAGGTTTCGCCCACCACGTCTCGACCGTACGGCCGAAGGCATGAAGCTCTCGCTGCCCCACATCCGCCTCGACCGGGCCATCGAATTTCTGATCGGAGATCGTCTGCGATGA
- a CDS encoding MoxR family ATPase — MRFEGTEDYIATEDLRIAVNAAVALERPLLVKGEPGTGKTILAEQIASALKAPLIEWHVKSTTKAQQGLYEYDAVSRLRDSQLGDERVKDINNYIRKGKLWEAFTAPERPVLLIDEIDKADIEFPNDLLLELDRMQFHVYETGETVKAIRRPVVIITSNNEKDLPDAFLRRCFFHFIKFPDKDTMAEIVEVHFPGLKQRLLSEALNLFYEVRDVPGLKKKPSTSELIDWIKLLVNEDVDPQTLRMDDKKNLIPPLHGALLKNEQDVHLFERLAFMTRREQQ, encoded by the coding sequence ATGCGCTTTGAAGGCACCGAGGACTATATTGCCACCGAAGACCTCAGAATCGCGGTGAATGCGGCTGTGGCTCTCGAGCGACCTCTTTTGGTCAAGGGCGAACCTGGCACCGGCAAGACGATCCTTGCCGAGCAGATTGCCTCCGCGCTGAAAGCGCCCCTGATTGAGTGGCATGTAAAATCCACGACCAAGGCACAGCAGGGCCTTTATGAATATGATGCGGTTTCTCGCCTGCGCGACAGCCAGCTTGGCGATGAGCGGGTCAAGGACATCAACAACTACATTCGCAAAGGCAAGCTCTGGGAAGCCTTCACGGCACCGGAGCGACCGGTCCTGTTGATCGACGAAATCGACAAGGCCGACATTGAATTCCCCAACGACCTGTTGCTGGAACTCGATCGGATGCAGTTCCACGTCTACGAGACAGGTGAGACCGTCAAGGCGATCAGGCGCCCGGTCGTGATCATCACCTCAAACAATGAAAAGGATCTGCCGGATGCATTCCTGCGCCGCTGTTTCTTTCACTTCATCAAGTTTCCCGACAAAGACACGATGGCGGAGATCGTGGAAGTTCACTTTCCAGGCCTCAAGCAGCGCTTGCTGTCGGAAGCCCTGAACCTCTTCTATGAAGTACGCGATGTTCCAGGGCTCAAGAAAAAGCCATCGACGTCGGAACTGATCGACTGGATCAAGCTGCTCGTGAACGAGGATGTGGATCCCCAGACACTTCGAATGGACGACAAGAAGAACCTGATCCCACCTCTTCATGGCGCGCTGTTGAAAAACGAACAGGACGTCCATCTCTTTGAGAGACTTGCCTTCATGACACGCCGTGAACAACAATAA
- a CDS encoding VWA domain-containing protein: protein MFITFFTELKSAGVPVSLREYLALMEALEQDLAERRVEDFYYLARTVLVKDESNLDRFDRVFGHVFKGLDLLSEAPSGDIPEDWLRKLAEKHLSDEEKAQIEAMGGFEKLMETLRERLKEQEKRHHGGNKWIGTAGTSPFGAYGYNPEGIRIGQKESRHRRAVKVWDKREFKDLDDTLALGTRNIQVALKRLRNFARTGAAEELDLDDTIRATAHKGMLDVKMRPERRNAVKVLLFFDIGGSMDDHIRVCEELFSAARTEFKVMEHFYFHNCLYEYVWKENHRRHAERIDTMAVLHKYPADYKVIFVGDASMSPYEIAYAGGSVEHWNEEPGSAWIERVTSLYKSAVWLNPVRPEHWGYTHSIKMMNELMEERMFPLTVEGLSEAMKELVR, encoded by the coding sequence ATGTTCATCACATTCTTCACCGAGCTGAAATCTGCCGGCGTTCCCGTCTCCCTGCGCGAGTATCTCGCCCTGATGGAAGCACTGGAACAGGACCTGGCTGAGCGACGTGTAGAAGACTTTTATTATCTCGCCCGCACAGTCCTGGTGAAAGACGAGAGCAATCTGGACCGGTTTGATCGTGTCTTCGGCCATGTGTTCAAAGGCCTGGATCTCCTCAGCGAAGCACCCTCTGGTGACATCCCGGAAGACTGGCTTCGCAAGCTTGCTGAAAAACACCTGAGCGATGAGGAAAAGGCGCAGATTGAAGCCATGGGCGGTTTCGAAAAGCTAATGGAAACCCTGCGCGAACGTCTGAAGGAACAGGAAAAGCGCCATCATGGCGGCAACAAGTGGATTGGAACGGCGGGCACCTCCCCCTTCGGCGCCTATGGCTACAATCCCGAAGGCATCCGCATCGGCCAGAAAGAAAGCCGGCACAGGCGGGCGGTAAAGGTCTGGGACAAGCGCGAGTTCAAAGATCTCGACGATACCCTGGCCCTAGGCACGCGCAACATTCAGGTCGCCCTGAAGCGCCTGCGCAATTTCGCCCGCACCGGCGCTGCCGAGGAACTGGACCTGGATGACACCATTCGTGCAACAGCGCACAAGGGCATGCTCGATGTGAAGATGCGGCCCGAGCGGCGCAACGCGGTCAAGGTCCTGCTGTTCTTCGACATTGGAGGCTCCATGGACGACCACATCCGGGTTTGCGAAGAACTGTTCTCAGCAGCTCGCACCGAATTCAAGGTCATGGAGCACTTCTATTTCCACAACTGCCTTTATGAATATGTCTGGAAGGAAAACCATCGCCGCCATGCCGAGCGCATCGACACCATGGCTGTGCTGCATAAATATCCCGCCGACTACAAGGTCATCTTCGTCGGCGACGCCTCGATGAGCCCCTATGAGATCGCCTACGCCGGCGGGTCCGTCGAGCATTGGAACGAAGAACCGGGCTCCGCCTGGATCGAACGCGTCACAAGCCTCTACAAGAGTGCCGTCTGGCTCAATCCAGTCCGACCGGAGCACTGGGGCTACACCCACTCAATCAAGATGATGAACGAGCTCATGGAAGAGCGCATGTTCCCTCTGACCGTGGAAGGTTTGAGCGAGGCCATGAAGGAGCTTGTTCGATAA
- the flgK gene encoding flagellar hook-associated protein FlgK: MGLTSALNTALFGITYNQKQIDVTASNIANADTVGYSTKSVEANVFFDGQGNVSGILSSEVRRSVDESIQSSYFDSLSETNYASQISAFTTSLDGLFGTIDDGSGLNALMTDFSSALSALVNEPSSYAAQQEVVAAADNLARQLNSSYESINELRENADTLLIGQTEDVNQLLQSIQDIDEQIHEARVADNSVADLLDQRDRYVEQLSGYLDIEVTEETNGMLQIKSHTGQQLLANNQVSVLSFSSTNYFQPGESGNSVLVTTPGGTTFDLIAGSESGSMVALAEVRDEVLVQAQSQLDTIAAELSLAMSNVPVEGVETTVGVDEGFILDVSALQAGNTVSLTYADAAGDTQNVTFVAVDDATLLPLDDSATARADDTVYGIDISSGTPATYVTQMIAALAATDLQVSDDGSGNLQVLGDVGAPASVSSLTASVTPTADTDQGLGLSIFVDQREGEEIFTDALEDGGQRVGFAQSIAVNSTLTADSSLLLYYETTPEANSPNDSSRAEYLLEQLSQQGTTFDPDAGIGSAATPYEGTLMTYVNQVVAYQGNQASDAATYAQAKETLTTNLAVRYEESYAVNVDAEMAFLIELENAYSANARVMQAVNELFDVLLNTV, encoded by the coding sequence ATGGGACTGACATCCGCTCTGAACACGGCTCTTTTCGGCATTACCTACAATCAGAAGCAGATCGACGTCACCGCGTCGAACATTGCCAATGCTGATACAGTTGGCTACTCCACCAAGTCGGTCGAGGCCAATGTTTTCTTCGATGGGCAGGGCAATGTATCCGGGATTCTGTCGAGCGAGGTAAGACGCTCGGTCGATGAGAGCATCCAGTCTTCCTATTTTGACTCACTTTCAGAGACCAATTATGCGTCTCAAATCTCGGCCTTCACCACAAGTTTGGATGGTTTGTTCGGCACAATCGACGATGGCTCCGGCCTCAATGCTTTGATGACGGACTTTTCTTCAGCGTTGTCCGCGCTGGTCAATGAACCGAGTAGCTACGCCGCACAGCAGGAAGTTGTCGCCGCGGCAGACAATCTCGCGCGCCAGCTCAACAGTTCGTACGAGTCGATCAACGAGCTTAGGGAGAACGCTGACACCCTGCTCATCGGCCAAACGGAGGATGTCAACCAACTCCTTCAAAGCATTCAGGATATTGACGAGCAGATCCATGAGGCACGGGTTGCGGACAACTCGGTTGCGGACCTTCTGGATCAGCGGGATCGCTATGTCGAACAGCTTTCAGGTTATCTCGATATCGAAGTGACCGAAGAAACTAATGGAATGCTGCAAATCAAGTCCCATACGGGGCAGCAGCTTCTGGCGAACAACCAAGTATCAGTCCTTTCATTTTCGTCGACCAACTACTTTCAGCCAGGCGAGTCGGGAAATAGTGTCCTGGTGACCACGCCTGGCGGCACGACGTTCGACCTTATTGCTGGTTCGGAATCAGGCTCAATGGTTGCGCTCGCCGAGGTTCGGGACGAGGTGTTGGTTCAGGCGCAAAGCCAGCTGGACACCATTGCGGCTGAATTGTCTCTCGCCATGTCGAACGTTCCTGTCGAAGGTGTTGAGACCACCGTCGGTGTCGACGAGGGGTTCATACTGGATGTCTCTGCGCTGCAAGCGGGAAATACGGTTTCTCTGACCTATGCAGACGCTGCCGGGGATACTCAGAACGTCACGTTTGTTGCAGTAGACGACGCGACACTGCTGCCGTTGGATGACAGCGCGACAGCGCGGGCCGATGACACGGTTTATGGCATCGATATCTCGAGCGGGACACCTGCAACCTATGTGACGCAGATGATTGCGGCGTTGGCGGCCACAGATCTCCAAGTCTCTGACGATGGCTCTGGAAATCTGCAGGTTCTAGGTGATGTCGGAGCTCCGGCTTCGGTCTCGAGCTTGACTGCAAGCGTGACTCCTACGGCGGACACGGATCAGGGGCTAGGCCTTTCAATCTTTGTCGACCAAAGGGAAGGCGAGGAAATCTTTACCGACGCCCTGGAGGACGGCGGGCAGCGCGTTGGCTTCGCTCAATCCATCGCAGTGAATTCGACCCTTACGGCTGATAGCTCGCTCTTGCTCTACTATGAGACAACACCAGAAGCGAATTCACCCAACGATTCCTCACGGGCAGAATATCTGCTTGAGCAACTGTCTCAACAGGGAACGACCTTTGATCCTGACGCCGGAATCGGCAGCGCAGCGACGCCTTATGAAGGAACGCTGATGACCTATGTAAACCAGGTTGTCGCCTATCAGGGCAATCAGGCGAGCGATGCGGCGACTTATGCCCAGGCGAAGGAAACCCTGACGACAAACCTCGCGGTTCGTTATGAGGAAAGCTACGCGGTCAATGTCGATGCGGAGATGGCGTTTCTGATCGAACTGGAAAATGCTTATTCGGCCAACGCAAGAGTTATGCAGGCCGTGAATGAGCTCTTCGACGTCCTTCTGAATACAGTGTAG
- a CDS encoding histidine phosphatase family protein — translation MLQLFLLRHAKSDWGNPELKDFDRPLSSRGRTAARTIGAYMGKNQLQPDLILCSTSQRTRETLAKLLPHLSRQTEIRLLNNLYDESEDSYLPIIRARGGTAGSLMVIGHNPATEQTAHALFAEGDRVLKADIELKYPSGALAIYSCPINDWSSLETGTARLEQFIKPRSLQAETS, via the coding sequence CTGCTGCAACTTTTCCTGCTCCGCCATGCGAAATCCGATTGGGGGAATCCTGAACTGAAGGATTTCGACCGTCCCCTGAGCAGCCGAGGCCGGACCGCTGCCCGCACCATCGGCGCTTATATGGGGAAGAATCAGCTTCAGCCGGACCTGATCCTCTGCTCCACATCCCAAAGAACCCGCGAAACACTCGCCAAGCTTCTGCCTCACCTTTCTCGTCAGACTGAAATCCGCCTTCTGAACAATCTCTACGATGAAAGCGAAGATAGCTATCTTCCGATTATCCGGGCCAGAGGCGGAACCGCCGGAAGCTTGATGGTCATCGGCCACAACCCGGCAACGGAACAGACAGCCCACGCGTTGTTTGCCGAAGGCGACCGGGTCCTCAAAGCGGACATCGAATTGAAGTATCCCTCCGGAGCGCTCGCGATCTACAGTTGCCCGATCAACGACTGGTCGTCTTTGGAGACCGGAACAGCGCGACTGGAACAATTCATCAAACCACGCAGCCTGCAGGCAGAAACCTCCTGA